In Oncorhynchus masou masou isolate Uvic2021 chromosome 11, UVic_Omas_1.1, whole genome shotgun sequence, the genomic stretch agttggttgccaactgccATACAGTATTAAGTCCAAAGAAGAAgtctgaaggaggagagattacctGAAAACAAActtttacccttttatctgtggattaattgtcatagtagaggaccttgtgcatttcaggtaaaataaaaacacaatgttTATACCCCAgtacaaattagctagcaacagcatgctagctagctaaaattccatcaatgtttaatgcttttcgacctgtccccaaattaatattgTTGGTTCAGAGTGTGTCCTGAACACGtatggtgtggggggacaaaatcaacatgtgcgCAATGGCGCACGATAACAGCTCGTTAATGTgtgaggtcgaaggagaatggcaagaattgtgCAAACTAACAGGCGGTCCACAAACACAAATAATgttgcagtacaacagtggtgtgcagaatggcATATCGGAAGTCACAACTCATCGATCCTTGTCACAGATTGGCTATTGCAGCAGATGGGTGTAATGTGGGAGTACACTGGGAGTAATGTGCAGTTCTATGAAAGTGCAGGGTGCATCGTCCTTGGATGAATAGTAAACAGTGCCTAGTCCTTGAATGAGGAGATCAttgtgactggttggtaagggacATGGCATGGGGGAAAAAGCTGTTCAGGTGGTGGGATGTTTTGGTCGTGATTGACCTAAAAAATCACTTCATTGTTATCAATGCACATAATCATATTCCAGGTATACATACAGGACAAACACAAGCATGTATCTCGCAAATAAATAATTAGATTGCATTGACCATGCTCTTTGAACTGATTTGagccaataaatgttgttccaacAATTAGGAAATACAGTACTATTTCAGAAACAATACACTTTCTGAAGTAAAATAAAATGTTGCTATTACAGCTAGCTTTCAAAATCACATGAAGTGCAACACCCCAATAGTGAATGAAACTGACATGTAAATGTATGTGCCAAATACTGTTTGGCATTGTCTAGCACTGCATTTGCTGATAGCTACTCTTTATTTTTTTGCTTACTATGACTGTGAGATGCAGTTGTCGCTCTTAGCTACCTTAAGATTAATACACTAACTGTTagtccctctggataagagcatctgctaaatggctaaAATGTTAAATGCAAAATGTTTTCGAACAAATTGAATGGATTGAAAATATGTATTTCAAAAAGACATGAAGGAAGTGCAACCCTACTCAACTAAAGATTCAGTTGTTCAAACAAACATGCAGAAGCCacaaacaaaacatcacacaacaGACAGCACTAAGTATTAAAACCACTAATGTTGGTTATAATCTCTAAAGGCACCGGGTAGTTAACTCTTCCCCTAGCTACAGGGCAGTGAGGGTACTATCTCAGGTTTCAGGGTAGAGTTACAGTAGGGATTTCATGAGTCTTGTATCATCAGCAGATACACTCTTCCCtcccacagagagagatacagtactagAATAACACTGACCAGCTCTCTGGGTATCACTTCTAAATGTCTCTTACCTGATGGTGGATCATGTGTAACTGCAGCAGACCGCTTAATGGGCTTACACAACAAGAGTTGTGCTAGACCTGTAACATTCCTGCAATTTTTACATTTCTTGAATTTATAACAGACTCAACACGGAATATGCCACTTTCCATCCAGTAGCAACTCACCTGGAGCCAAACCGTCAACATTCAGTAGGGAGGGACTTAAAAGGAGGGACATGAAATGAATAATACAAATGGTGATAAGAATAAAAACAGCCTCATTGAAATAAAGTCCTCAATCCTCATAACCTGGAATGTTCCATAACCTGAGAGAAAGGATGAAAAATAGAAGACTGAAAGAAAATAACACGCAGGATGCTGCTGTGGTCCAGTATGGGGGACATCAAACACTATAGTCCAGCTCTGCATTCAGCATTGTGTACATCTCATAGATTGCATCCACTGTGGCCGTGTAATTGATGAGGAACTGGCGTACATTAGCCATGCAGTCCTCCTCTCTGACCTCTTGACCTTTTGACAGGGCCTTTATAAAGTCTGACTTATAGGGTGCTGCAAGCAACGCCGCCTGGAGGGGACAAAGAGAAATCCAGTTGTTACATAGTTACTACACCTTGGCTGGGCAGTTCATCTACATTCAAATTCAATCCATCGTTTTCAGTTATTACATGTACAAATTAAGTTCAATATGAAATCAATACATTCAGAGGTGCTTGAGAACCAGGGTTAAGTAGAACACCAAGTCACAAGTAAAAGGCTAGGAGGTCAAGACTATGCTACCACATGACTGTAGTCACATGGTCTTACCTTAAAGATCTTCTGCACTAGCCAGCCGTGGTATTTCTTTAGGGCCTGGTCGTAGGCTTTGGTGATGTTGACACGGATGAGGTTAGGGTTGTtctcatctttctctccatctgcCAAGCTCTGCAGCAGGACCTGGATGAAACGGAGGCCTCTGCGGGAGAGATGACAATCAGCTTAACTCATTTGATTTCAGTCACAACATTATTCATGACGTGCAGATCTCTATCTAGAAATAAGAACACCATTTCACAGCCTCTagtcagcccaattctgatcttttgaccAACCACATCAGATATTCTTCagaactgatctgattggtcaaaagactaaTTAGTGAaagaaaatatcagaattgggctaccACTGTAAACACAGCCTTAAACACATTCAGGTGAGATGATTCTGAGCTCACCTCTTCAGCCACATCAGGGCCAAGGTGGCTCCCACTTTGGGCCACTCTGTGCCATATGCCTCCTTCTCTGACTCCACTATCTGCTGTAGCGTTGCATACTTGGCAGGGTCCTTGTCATACACACTTCTGATTTTCTGGAAGGAAATTATTACCAACAAAATGTATAGACGTAGGCATTTGTTGATGTAGGGTTACTCTTATTTCAAGGCACAATTAGAGGGTGTGGAAAATATACTTACTGTTATATTGCCACTGATGTCTGATTTGATAGGAACAAATACTTTTGACCCCAGGCAGTCTGGAaagaagacagagagggacaaaACATTGGATTGAAACGCAACCAAGCAGTTATGAGTAAATGCAGACACAGCATCTTGGATATAGCCGGAGAAACATCCCTGGGGAAGGAAAGAATAGAATAGAAATGACACTTATTCTCCCACAATGCTTATGTGAATTATATGAAAGTTTCTTGTTGGGCAATCAATAGAGAAAAGGGTCCATTCAAGTCTAAAGTCACAAGGAGGCCAATGCAGCAGGCagtgtgggaggagagagagaagagctacAGCAGCTGCATACTAATTCACATGGCCCCTCTTGCACTTTGGTTTCACCACCTCAATACTTCATTGGTTTTAAAATCAGATTATTACACTTTATGTTAAGACTATTCCTTGACATTTCCAATATGTAAAAACAACATCGTGGAAGGTTGTTACCACACAGACACTACTAGCGCATTTAAATCTCAAAATGAGCCTATGATTGAGCCACCCACAAAGAGTTTATTTGCGgatcattcaaaatgtaataacAGGTTATTATGGTAGGCCTACTCTATTCGGTTGGGTGATGGTCATCTTTATGCAACTCTGTCGTTAACAAAGCGATTATAACGGCGCTGTACTTACTCAACGTCATATGTTGTTTATTCAACAAGGTCAATGGCACTGTCTAGCCAACTTAGTCAAACCTGTGTTGGTTTCTTAGACTAAATACACATTCAAGTTGATTGTTTTTAATTTAGTTCAGTCTATTTCTAAATGTTGTTATAGGGGAAGACAATCATGAAAAGTGAAACAAAAAGAAAATGAAGTGACGACATTTTCTAAGGTATCGGTGACTGTGAGACAACTTGAGCGCCTCTCCAGTTTCATGGACCAATGAATGTGATAGGCTACAGGTCGTCTACCGACCGTTCAGGTGTACTTCTGTACTCACCAAAAAAAGGCGGAAGATATGCCACTGAGTCCAGAAAGAACTTTGTATCCACTGATTTGTCGACTGGAAGTTCTCCAAATTGGTTATCCATTAAAAGTGACATCGTTTTCTGAAATGATATGTGACTAACTACAGAATGATAACGACTGCCGTCTGTGAATAATAAACCCGGAACTGTCTTCCGTGTTCACTGTCTTCTACGCCTACGGCAAGGCAACTGTATACTCTGGCAATGCACACTGACTTGGCAGGGGGTGCGCCCTGATCGTTTCACGTCATCAACAGGTGTTAGAAAGTGAAAGGAAAAATGTTTGCGTGAGAACGCTAGATTTGAAACATTCTACCTTCATGGACTGAGCAAGCCTTACATATGCAGTTTTAAAAACGGTTATTCGTTGTACTAAGAGTAGTAGTGGAAAGATCGAATTTATAGTAAAAGCATTGCATGCATCTATCGTCATATTTGCAGGTCCGGGAAAAATAGCATTTTATAAAAAATGTCGTGCAATTCTACATCATTTTACATATTACGGGATAATGGACAGAGAGAATGGCCTATGTGTTAATTTTATCACATTTCTTTCAATTCCAAATCAGCGTGTCCAGTTTGCAACGGAATTGTCCCTGTTTGCAAATTGATTGTCTCTGGGTGTCCAcaagttaccacagccacaatgtcaaaattggctatatctaaaaaaatatatgaaaacaaaacatttcctttttggtcttaatttaaggttagggttaggtttaaaatcagtttttcaatctcaactggcagtttcattaaatagtacccgcaaaacaccagtctcaacatcaacagtgaagaggagacctCCAGG encodes the following:
- the LOC135548314 gene encoding glycolipid transfer protein-like, whose translation is MSLLMDNQFGELPVDKSVDTKFFLDSVAYLPPFFDCLGSKVFVPIKSDISGNITKIRSVYDKDPAKYATLQQIVESEKEAYGTEWPKVGATLALMWLKRGLRFIQVLLQSLADGEKDENNPNLIRVNITKAYDQALKKYHGWLVQKIFKAALLAAPYKSDFIKALSKGQEVREEDCMANVRQFLINYTATVDAIYEMYTMLNAELDYSV